A stretch of Perognathus longimembris pacificus isolate PPM17 chromosome 1, ASM2315922v1, whole genome shotgun sequence DNA encodes these proteins:
- the Hspb1 gene encoding heat shock protein beta-1, whose protein sequence is MAERRVPFSLLRSPSWDPFRDWYPASSRLFDQAFGSPRLPEEWAQWLGTWPGYVRPLPAAEGPAAAALSAAAPGRALAPRLGSGVSELRLTADRWRVALDVGHFAPEELTVKTKDGLVEITGKHEERQDEHGYISRCFTRKYTLPPGVDPTLVSSSLSPEGTLTVEAPLPKPATQSAEITIPVTFEARAQLGGPEAGKPQQSAAN, encoded by the exons ATGGCCGAGCGCCGCGTGCCCTTCTCCCTGCTGCGCAGCCCCAGCTGGGACCCGTTCCGGGACTGGTACCCCGCGTCCAGCCGCCTCTTCGACCAGGCCTTCGGGTCGCCGCGGCTGCCCGAGGAGTGGGCGCAGTGGCTGGGCACCTGGCCGGGCTACGTGCGCCCGCTGCCCGCCGCCGAGGGCCCCGCGGCCGCCGCGCTGtccgccgccgccccgggccgcGCGCTCGCCCCGCGGCTGGGCAGCGGCGTCTCCGAGCTGCGGCTCACGGCCGACCGCTGGCGCGTGGCGCTGGACGTCGGCCACTTCGCGCCCGAGGAGCTGACGGTGAAGACCAAGGACGGCCTGGTGGAGATCACGG GCAAGCACGAGGAGAGACAGGACGAGCACGGCTACATCTCCCGGTGCTTCACCCGCAAATACAC GCTGCCCCCGGGTGTGGATCCCACGCTGGTgtcctcctccctgtcccccgAGGGGACGCTCACCGTAGAAGCCCCGCTGCCCAAGCCGGCCACGCAATCGGCGGAGATCACCATCCCGGTCACCTTCGAGGCCCGCGCCCAGCTGGGGGGTCCGGAGGCTGGGAAACCCCAACAATCTGCAGCCAACTAG